The following proteins come from a genomic window of Nothobranchius furzeri strain GRZ-AD chromosome 1, NfurGRZ-RIMD1, whole genome shotgun sequence:
- the LOC107373079 gene encoding gastrula zinc finger protein XlCGF58.1 yields the protein MDTDVNQMVLVKEEAPEEQCAGVDQKDPEDINIKEDQDEIWTNLEREQLHLKEETDAARFTSTVVSIKSEDDEEKPLFSQLHQQEIEDRNVSASCSADQITAETGGGAEASWNQDLNPHEQTSDSSETEISGDDEYDGVNVDSDLSDSMPETGDKDDDWNENRSSESDVSTVNKSFSCPECGKTFLSKQSLQKHARVTGHSAKRSLGCLVKNKCVRVKQHLNSCRKVQKELKSFSCDDCGKTFSVKSLFKSHMRVHTGEKPFACELCGKRFGHKTSLYSHMRIHTGVKPFACELCGERFTYKTSLNSHISVHTGEKPFACELCDKRFSFKNSFKRHMSVHTGVKPFVCEICGKRFNFQASLKSHMSVHTGVKPFVCELCGKRFSEKSKFNSHKRVHTGEKPFACELCDQKFGHKTNLNIHMRVHTGEKPFACEICGQSFGHKTSLNSHMRAHTGENPFACELCGKRFSRKTTLNTHMRVHIGEKPFACELCGQRFRCKKSLNSHISAHTGVTHFACELCGERFKKKTCLNNHMRGHTREKPFACELCGKRFSFKKCLNRHIRVHTGVKHFVC from the coding sequence atgttaatcagatggtgctggttaaagaagaagctcctgaagaacagtgtgctggtgtggaccagaaGGACCCAGAAGACATCAACATAAAGGAGGATCAGGATGAAATCTGGACCAATCTGGAGAGAGAGCAGCTTCATTTGAAGGAGGAGACCGATGCTGCCAGGTTTACTTCCACTGTAGTCAGTATAaaaagtgaggatgatgaagagaaacctctgttctcacagcttcatcagcaggaaATAGAAGACCGAAATGTTTCAGCAAgctgctcagctgaccagataacagcagaaactggtggaggagcagaagctagcTGGAACcaagatctgaaccctcatgaacaaacatctgattcttcagaaacTGAAATTAGTGGAGATGATGAGTATGATGGCGTAAATGTAGACTCTGATCTGTCAGACTCTATGCCCGAAACTGGAGACAAAGACGATGACTGGAATGAgaacaggtcttctgagtcagatgttagCACTGTCAACAAATCTtttagctgccctgagtgtggtaaaACATTTCTCAGCAAGCAGTCTCTCCAAAAACACGCGAGAGTGACCGGTCATTCAGCAAAAAGGTCTTTGGGCTGTTtggttaaaaataaatgtgtcaGAGTGAAGCAACATTTAAACTCatgcaggaaagtgcagaaagaactaaaatcatttagttgtgatgactgtggaaaaaCATTTAGTGTAAAATCACTTTTCaagagtcacatgagagtccacacaggagagaaaccttttgcctgtgagctctgtgggaaaagatttgGCCATAAGACAAGTTTATacagtcacatgagaatccacactggagtgaaaccttttgcctgtgaactctgtggagaAAGATTTACCtataagacaagtttaaacagtcacataagtgtccacacaggagagaaaccatttgcctgtgagctctgtgataaAAGATTTAGCTTTAAGAATAGTTTTAAAaggcacatgagtgtccacacaggagtgaaaccttttgtctgtgagatctgtggaaaaagatttaactttcaggcaagtttaaaaagtcacatgagtgtccacacaggagtgAAACCTTTtgtgtgtgagctctgtggaaaaagatttagtgaAAAATCAAAGTTCAACAGTCACAAGAGAgtacacacaggagagaaaccttttgcctgtgagctctgtgatcaAAAATTTGGCcataagacaaatttaaacattcacatgagagtacacacaggagagaaaccttttgcctgtgagatcTGTGGTCAAAGCTTTGGccataagacaagtttaaacagtcacatgagagcacACACAGGAGAGaatccttttgcctgtgagctctgtggaaaaagatttagccgtaaGACAacattaaacactcacatgagagtccacataggagagaaaccttttgcttgtgagctctgtggacaaaggtttaggTGCAAGaaaagtttaaacagtcacattagTGCCCATACAGGAGTGACacattttgcttgtgagctctgtggagaaAGATTTAAGAAAAAGACATGTTTAAACAATCATATGAGAGGCCACACAagagagaaaccttttgcctgtgagctctgtggtaaaagATTTAGCTTTAAGAAATGTTTAAACAGGCACatcagagtccacacaggagtgaAACATTTTGTCTGTtaa